The segment CAATGGTGGCTGCCAGCAAACCAGTGCAGAGTCCAACCGGCATAGTCACCCACAATGATACTCTCCGGTTGGCTGTCTTGAGGTAAATCATGGGAGGAATGTTTATGCGGGCAATTTTATCCGCCAGGCTATCCTTTTTAACCCCTCCGGTCCTATTTTCCGGCCGCATGGATTTTCTGGCGTCGTACAGCATGTAAATACCGAGTACCGTCAATACGGATACGAACGCCAGACTGACGTAAAGGTTTGAACCGGCAGCTCCCCACTTGGCAAAAATGAATTTTTGGACCCTGATGCCCAGCTGCACACCTATAGTGGCGGTTACGGCCATAATCAAACCAAGCTTCAAGTCCACCTGCCCGTACTTGAAACGCTTATAGGCGCCCACCAGGGCCTTCGGGAACTTGTGACACATATTGCTGGCCACCGCTATGGCCGCCGGCACACCAAGGCTCATTATTCCCGGGGTGAGCACAAACGCGCCGCCGGAACCGATAAAACCGCTGATTAAACCACCAAGGAACCCCAGGATAAACAGGAACAGAATACCGGACAGTTTCAGGTTGATAAACTCTTTAACCATATCATCGCCGCTCAATTGTTCTCCTGCTGCTTCACTAATGCCGGGGAGTAGAAAAACCCCCAGCGCCAGCATTATGAAAACAGTCATCTTTGCATGCTTCATATTTATCGAATCAAATAGTTTCATTACCCCTTCACCCCTTACTTTTTGTTTCCGGGTTTGAAACCCATCGCTTCCACCAGGTAGTTTGAGAAAGCCCCGTGTACAAATGAAAATACCAGTGCTGTAACGATAACCGCGATTGCAAAAACTCCTCCCCTGGTGAAATAGTCCATCACGATACCCTGGTTCGCAAAGACCAGTGTGTAAAGAGCCAGTGAAAGAATTCCCCAGAGTATCAAGTTACGCAAAATACCACCCTT is part of the Desulfallas thermosapovorans DSM 6562 genome and harbors:
- a CDS encoding sulfite exporter TauE/SafE family protein, with amino-acid sequence MKLFDSINMKHAKMTVFIMLALGVFLLPGISEAAGEQLSGDDMVKEFINLKLSGILFLFILGFLGGLISGFIGSGGAFVLTPGIMSLGVPAAIAVASNMCHKFPKALVGAYKRFKYGQVDLKLGLIMAVTATIGVQLGIRVQKFIFAKWGAAGSNLYVSLAFVSVLTVLGIYMLYDARKSMRPENRTGGVKKDSLADKIARINIPPMIYLKTANRRVSLWVTMPVGLCTGLLAATIAVGGFIGVPGMIYIIGAPAMIASATELVVAFVMGMSGTINWAMGGFVDIRLALLILAGSLIGVQLGAVGTTYVKEHMIKLVMATIMLIVSVSRGFAIPGYLTELGTIQMNSATIHTLNNVSFVTMCFALAMGGVIILVNMIKARREIQRQEEASEVVQQSLQHN